Part of the Nostoc sp. ATCC 53789 genome, AGAAATTGGCCACACACCCTCACAGGTAGCATTAGCTTGGTTACTAGCTCAAAGTGGTGTGATTATTCCTATAATTGGGGCACGTAAATTAACGCAGTTTCAAGATAACTTAGCTTCTTTAGATGTCAGCCTCTCGCCAGAACATTTGCAACGCTTAGATGAAATTAGCAAAATTGAACTGGGTTTTCCCCATGACTTTTTGCAGAATGATGTAATTCGTGATCGGCTTTTTGGTGGTACATTTAATACCATAGAAAACCATCACATCTAAATGTCATTTTTAACTTGACCAATCTAAAACTCCAAATGGTATAAAGCCTTAAACAGTAACACATTCAGGCATTAATACAATCCATCGTCAGAGAGTTTCGCACAACCAGCCAATATCTGTAAAGTTAGATTTAAAAGGCATTAACAACGTAGACCCATGAGCGACAACAGCATTACATCACGTCTGTACCCTACCCGCATTGACATTCCCGCCAAAGCGAGAGTTCAAATCGTGGTACTTCTCAACCAAACCTTAGCAGCTACTTCGGATTTAAAAACCCAAGCAAAGCAAGCGCATTGGAATGTTAAAGGAACTGACTTCTATCAGCTACATCTATTATTTGATGAACTTGCTGGGGAATTGGAAGGATACATCGATTTAGTAGCTGAACGCGTCACAGCTTTAGGCGGATACGCTTTCGGAACAGCCCGCGCCGCAGCTAGTAATTCAATTTTGCCAGAATATCCCTTAGATATTTTGGATGGTAAAGATCATGTGACAGCCTTAGCAGATCGCTTTGCACTCTACGCGAAACATATTAGAGAAGCGATCGCAAAAACTGATGAATTAGGTGATGCTGATACTGCCGATCTTTACACCGAAATTTCTCGTACCATTGACAAACGACTTTGGTTCTTAGAAGCTCATCTACAAATAGCAGAAATCAAAGAAGAGAATGGTAACGCTGGTACTACTAAAACTCAAAAGATTCCTGCTGCTGTAAAATAAGCACTTCTGAGAAAATTAGTCTTTCTTAAATCTAATAGTATCTTTTTGGTAAGTACGTCACTTTTAAGTGCGTACTTTTCATTTATATGTATATACCTTACTATTGAAATAGTTCAAAACGAAGTCAAGAAATTCACCAATATCTTCAACAAGTCATCCATCAAAATTAATACTTAAACTTGAAGAAGTTATTAGGTGATTGAAAAAGTATGCTAATTTCATTTTGATTTCAAATGCCAATTTTAGATTTTTCCTGCAATCTAAAATCGTTCACTGAGCGATCACGTAGCGTTCTGCAAGAAAGTCTAAAATCTAAAATCCAAAATTGAGTCGTTCCTAACTAAATACTCATTAACAAAGAGGTAAATTTATGTCTCAAAATACAATTACCCACTTAATTCACGATCGCAATGCCCGTGGTCACGCGAAAATGGGCTGGCTCGATAGCTATCACACATTTTCTTTTGGTAGTTTTTACGATCCCAACCGTATGGGATTTCGCTCTCTGCGCGTGATTAACGATGATCGCATCGCCCCCGGTGCTGGATTCCCTACTCACAGTCATCGTGATATGGAAATCCTCACTTATGTCTTAGAAGGTGCTGTAGAGCATAAAGACAGCTTGGGTACTGGTTCGGTAATTCGTCCCGGTGATGCCCAAATTATGAGTGCTGGAACTGGAATCAGCCACAGCGAATTTAATCCTTCACCAACTGAACCACTGCACTTACTGCAAATCTGGATTCTTCCCGATAGAGAAGGAATAACGCCAAGATATGAACAAAAAGCTTTTCCTCTCGAAGAAAAGCGCGGTAAACTCCGCTTAATTGCCTCTAAAGATGGGCGCGATGGTGCTGTGACAATTCACCAAGATGTTGAGCTATATACATCTGTTTTAGAAGCAGGTGATGTTGTCAATTATCAAGTCAAAAGCGATCGCTATGCCTGGTTACAAGTAGCTCAAGGTATAGTCGATTTAAATGGAGAAGAACTCAGAGCCGGCGATGGTGTACAAATCAATGGCGAAGAACAGCTAGAAGTTAGCACCAACATCGGCGGCGAAATCTTGCTTTTCGATTTGGGCTAATCTTAAATCTGTTTGCTGAAAAGCTAGCTTGTGGGGTGGGCATTGCAATGCTCACCCCAATACTTTTCGGATAAACCCAATAATCTCTCTTTTGGTCTGGGGAAAGGTTAAAGGGCGATGGGAAAAGGGAAATTCAAACCCTTTCCCTTTCCTCTTTTCCCCAAAACCCGAAAAGTATTAATGCTCACCCTACTATGCTTTGTGAGAGGAAAATTTATCGATTGAGGCGCGGATTTGCCATTGCATTGGGAATCCTTAATTAGGGATAGGTCAAAACTATTATGAAGGTTTTGAACTATCCCTTTTATAGTAAAAATGTACTATTATTTTTAGTGTTACAGCAATGCAATCTCTTCAGATGGTTAGTGTATCCGATTTGCAAGCATTATTAAAACTATATCCAAATCACGGTTATACTTTCTCATAAAACCACCAAAACAACTAGGCGGCAACGGCCAAAAAGTTCTTATTTTGGGAAAGATGTATCAGGCTTTAATAAGTTATTAGAGGTGGCTGTAATGCCGACGATTCATTTTGTAGATGGTGAAAAAGGCGGGGTAGGAAAATCTCTCTTTGCCAGGACAATGATTCAGTATTGTCTGGATAAGAGAATCCCATTTGTACCAGTGGAGACAGATAGATCAAATCCAGATGTGGCAGGAGTATATAAGGAAATATGTAAGTATGCCGTGTTTAGTGAGAACGAACGACAGGCAAATAAGGCAGATAGAATATTTGAGTGGGCCATAGAGAGGCCAGTAATTGTGAATTTAGCCGCACAATCGCATAGAGCAGTGCAGGGGTGGATTGAATCTAATCAATTACTTGAACTAGGAAGTTCGCAGGGAGTGATGTTTTGTAAATGGTTTGTATCGACAGGAGGGTACGACAGCATCAACCTGTTTACTCAGTCAGTGAATACTTACGGAGAAAAAATCCCTCATATTCTGGTGAGGAATTTGGGGCTGTGTGATGATTGGGAGCATCTAGAGTTAGACTCCAACTTTCAGAACACAGTAAATAAATATCAGATAAAAGTTATAGATTTTCCCAAGTTAGCATACAGAGAAAGAAACATAATTGACCAAAATCGCCTGACTTTTGCAGAGGCTAGAGAGTATAAAGAATTTGGAGTAATTGGAAAACAGAGAGTAGTGAATTTTCTCAAGCTTGCTTATGGTGCTTTTGAGAAAGTAGGTATCTGGTATGAAAAAGTTGAATAGCATTCGTTAGTCATTAGTCATTGGTCATTAGTCATTGGTACTAATGACCAATGACTTAGGACAAACCCCAGCAGGAGATTGGATGGGTATGCGATGGCGTATCCGCCCGCCGGAGGTGATCGCAAAACAAATTTGACTACAATTCTTAGAAAGAGTAGCAAAAATCTAATGTCCAAAAAGTCTGATTCGCAGTTCCAAAATCTCTTTACTTCAGCCAAATCAAGCAACTGGGACGAAAGATTAGGCCAAATAGCCTATCGCTTTAACCGAGAGTATCAACGTGAAACCTTTGAACTCCCAACCGAAGTCCAGGCGATGCCGATATTCCGTGAGTGGATTGGAGGTAGTTTTTCAGGGAGAATTGCTTCCCCTTTTTGGGAAATTGCTCAACCTCAAAAAAACCAGCACTGTTTAGATATTGGCTGTGGTATCAGCTTTTTAATCTATCCTTGGCGGGATTGGCAAGCATTTTTTCATGGGCAAGAAATTAGTAATGTGGCACGCGATACCCTTAACTCTCGTGGGCCGCAGTTGAATTCTAAGCTGTTCAAAGGTGTTGAGTTGGGAGCAGCCCATCAGTTAAACTATTCACCAGAGCAGTTTGATCTAGCGATCGCAACAGGATTTAGCTGCTATTTTCCACTCGAATACTGGAATGCAGTACTCGCAGAAGTTAAGCGAGTGTTAAAACCAGGTGGACATTTTGTGTTTGACATCCTTAACCCAGAACAGCTTTTAGCAGAAGATTGGGCAGTTTTAGAAACCTATTTGGGGGCTGAGGTATTTTTAGAGCCTGTAGCTGAGTGGGAAAAAACTATTAAGGCGGCTGGCGCTAAAATAGTCACGCAAAAACCAGGGGAATTATTCCAAATGTACAAAGTGCGGTTTTGAAAATAAGTAGTTACAGATATAGCACTGCTACGAAAAAGAATGTAGAGACGTAGCAGTGCTACGTCTCTACAAGGTTTCTGGATAACGCATATTTCATTTTTGGAGATGTCTACTTATCATCATTCAGGGATAAGTGGACTTAATGGATCTAAAGAAGTTGTAAAAACAAAATAGATTACCCCAGTTCCCAGAATCATCACAGCGAGACTGAAAAGCAACACCCATCTGTCTGTAGGTTCATAAGTATCTTCTTCGATATCACGACGGACAGCGAAATAGTGACTGGTTGAGAGCCACACCGTAATCAAACCCACCAACGAGAAGACTAAACCTAACTTCCAGCCGTTGCCAGGACGGGGCATCAAAGGCACTTGGAAGGCACGCAAACGCACAATTACAACCCCAAAACCTAAAAGAGCGATCCCTGTCCGCATCCAAGCCAGGTAGGTACGCTCATTTGCCAAGTGATCTCGGATTCGAGAAGGATTGAGTCGTCCTGGCTTTTTTTGATCTTTATCTTCTTCTGTGGATTTCAATTTTAATTGCATCAATAACACCCTTATCCCCAAAGCGGCTCTTCTCAAAAAAATGCGGAGGTAGTAGGAAATCTCTTTCCAGATGAATTGCACCCAGCGCAATAATTGCGCTACTGAAATATGCTTATTGTGATTGTACATATTTTTTCAAAATATATTTTAATGCAGATATAGAAATAAAACAAGCCTGACTGATTGAAGAAGTATTCAGAAGTCAGAATTCAGGAGTCAGAATCAAGACGATCGATGACTCACTAACGCTTCGTTATCAGTCGGGGATTCAGACTCACGACTGATTGAAGACCACCAAATTTACAATTTGGTGGGATTTTTAACCCAGTTATTCATCCACCAGTCATACAGAATACCCAACTGAATTCTGACTCCTGATTTTTGAATTCTATTTGATAATTCAGAATTCGTAATTGATGGTACAGAGCAGTTACAAGTAATAAGATGTCATAAAAAACAGCCAAGAATCAGAGAGATTTTTCACCAGTTTTAAGTCAGGTTTTTTCTCTAATTTTGGCTGTTACTCTGTTGAAGTTGAGAACAATGATTCAAAAATAGACTATGCAGTTAGATTTCAAGACTTCTTAATAGGTGCATTAGGAACCCGTGTATCTATGATAGCCTGCGATATATCTGGGATAAACCAGTTAGCTTTATTGCTGTTAAGAACTTTCACAGTCGGAACATTTAATTCAATCGCACCAGTATCTGGATTGCTCTTAATCACCAACTGAGTTCCATCAAGGATCTTCAGAGCCGCAGGCCCTGTCAATTCTTCACCTTGCCCATTCGGACTAGAAGTGAAGTTTGCTACCTTAATATCATTCGGTAGATAGATGCCATCACAATCCCAGTTATCTTTAGTGGACTGACCATTAGCTAGAAAATACAAACCATTGTCGTACATAGCATCTTCATTGTCATCATCATTTGGTCTTTTACCGTATACTGCTATGGTATTACCTGTTTGGTTTTCGCATTTACCCCAGTTAATTCCCGTCTCTAAAGCATATTTTTGCAGTGTTAATTCCTCGGTTCTCTTTTGAATTTCTTCTGCTGTCAGACCTTGAACTTGAGTTTGGGTATCTTTTGTTTGAGACAGTTCGTTAAGAGCTTTAGTGACTTCGATATAATCAGGGTTTTTGCTAAATTTTGGTCTATCAGCAAAAGAAGGTTGAGCGAAGGCTAGATTGGCGAAAATCATTAAGGCAATTAGCAGACATTTCCAGACTTTCATGTTTTGATTCCTGTTAATGGGGAAGATATTTTGTAGTTTTAAATTCATTTTCGTAAGAAAATTCATGATGCACATCTTTCTAGATACTTAACTTTTCTTGTTCTTCACTCGAAGATTGAGTATTGAAACCTAAGATTAATGAGAATATATAACTAGAAACTACAGATAAAAGAGTCCAGGTAACGTTTTCTGTGACAATAAACACGCCCAAACCAATTAAGATACAAGGTACAAAAGTGTTGCCATTTTCAGTTAAAAAATGTGCGATCGCAGGCAAGTAGGTCAACTTATAAGCGGTATAGCACCATACGCCCACTAGCGAAAAGAATACACTGAGTATAATCAGCAGACTATCTAATTCCGAATTGGCAAACAGAGGTACGTAGACGCTGATATTATCACTACCATTAGCAAAGGCGATCGCAGCGACGTTGCAAGTTTGGGGAGAGAAAAAGCTCCTAACTATAGAGGGACAAGATGGCTCGGTTTCTTCTGCACCTTCCTCTGGTGAATCCTCTTCGCGTTTTAGTAAACCACTCACACCAATGATTATTGGCATTAAACCAAGTAGTCTAATCCAGTCCTGCGGTATAATTAGTCCACCGAAAAACCCAGGAAGGCTAGCAACTATCAATGCAGCAAAGCCAAGATACTGACCAGCAAGGATGTGACGACTGCGGAACGTTTTATTTATTTGTGAAAAAAGCAACGTCAGAATCACAATATCATCGATGTTGGTGGCAGTGAATGCCGTGATCCCTGTGGTAATTGCAGTTACTAAACCGCTCATTTTTGAAAGTCCTTATTTTGATGCTTGGCAATTGGGCATTAATCATTGGCCATTTACAAACGACAAATGACTAATGGCAAATGACTAAGTAAAAAGCTTTGATTTATACTTTAGTGAAACTAAACGATAGAATCAAATGCTTTTGTTTGTCAAAATGATAAATGAAAGTGATTAAAATTTTGACACCAAGTTGTAGGGATACCATAAATGGCAGGAATGACCCTTGAGCAGCTAAAAATCTTTATGGCTGTGGCACAGCACTTACACTTTACTCGCGCAGCAGAAGAGCTTTATATTACACAACCTGCCGTCAGTGCAGCAATCCACAACTTAGAGCAAGAATATGGGGTGAAACTATTCCATCGGATTGGTCGCCATATCGAGATTGCTGAAGCGGGTAAATTACTGCAAGTGGAAGCGCAGAAAATTCTCGATCAAGTTTCCTTGACTGAAAGGGGATTGCGAGAATTGAACAATCTGCAACGGGGTGAATTGAAATTAGGATCAAGTCTGACAATTGGTAACTACTGGCTACCAAGCAAGATTAGTGAGTTTAAGAGCCGATATCCCGGTATTCAGATTAACTGTAGCCTTGCCAATACAGAAGAGATTTGTCTAGGAACGGCCACAGGACAGTTTGATTTAGGTTTGGTAGAAGGAGATGTGAAGCCAGCACTCCAGAATACTCTAGAGTATGAAATAGTGGGCAGCGATCGCTTACAAATAGTTGTAGGTCGAAAACACCCTTGGTTTGAGTGGGGAGAAATTGACTTAAGTCAATTGACTAAAACCCCTTGGGTGATGCGCGAACCAGGTTCTGGAACCCAGCAAAGGTTTGAGGAAGCCTTACAAAATTGGGAAATCAATCTCAGTGAACTGGATGTAATTTTAGTATTCAACAGTGGAGAGATGACAAAAGCAGCGATCGAAGATGGTGTCGGTGCGATCGGAATTTCTGAGTTGATGGTAAAAAAAGAAATACAACTGGGAACTCTACGAGCAATTCGAGTGATTGATAATAGAGACGGTAACGGTGCGATGCCGACTACGGGCTACACCTACGCAGAAATAGTTCGACCTTTCTTCAAACTCAAGCATCGTCAGCGTTTTCAAACTGCTCTTTCCAAAGTCTTTGAACAAATGTTGATCTCATCTATGTCAGATGGCTCACATCAACATATATCAACATCACTTATTTGAAATAACATCATTTCCACTGCTCATCTAGTAATATCAAATCCTTTTGTATCGGAATTATTCCTCTTTTCTTTCCCTCTGCGCTCTCAGCGTCTCTGCGGTTTTTAATTTACAAAACTGTCCCTCTCCGGCTCGGAGCTACGGTTACACATCTCTCTACAAAACCAAAATGTAGTAGATCCTCCTAAATCCTCCGATAAATTGGAGGACTCCTCTTTTTTAAGAGAGTTAGGAGGATCAAAAGCTTGTGGGACAAATCTTAAAGACTTCTAAACCTCATCTATGTTGAAATCAAGAGTTTTTTAAAAGATATAAAAGATATATTTATGTAGGTTGGGTGGAGTGAAACGCAACCCAACATTACCACCTTATCTATGTTGGGTTACGCGATCGCTGCATCCAACCTACAAAACTACGGTTCTCAAGGTAGAAGAGGTTTATGTCACCGTAGCCGACTCAGAGAGGGACAGACTTGAATGAAAGTTCAAAGCAGGGAGAGGTTTGTGGCACTCATACCTTCCGCATATTTCTACTGATAGGGTCAAAACCTCTAGAAAACCGAGTGCTTTCATCGTAGTAAGCGCCAGTCAGATTCGCTCCATATAACTTGGCATAGTTGAGTTTGGCTCCCCGCAGATTGGCTTCATTCAGTTTGACACCGCTCAAATTAGCTCTAGTCAAATTCGCTTTTGCTAAGTTAGCTCTACTCAAATCTGCTCCCCAGAGTTTAGCTTTAGCTAGGTTAGCTCCACTCAAGTCAGATCCCCATAGATTTATTCCAGGCAAATAGACTCCAATCAGCCTGTTTCTACTCAAGTTGACGGCTGGAAAATATCTTTCCCCTGCGGCAAAACGCCTTTTTAATTCCTCTATATTCACGATCGCCACCCAACAAGAATCAGATTTATATCTCTAATATATAAGGTGCTTCTATTGTAACTGCCATAATAGAGGTTGTTTATTTAATATCTGCAATTACTCCAATTTACTCAAATGCACATATCTAATATGGCAATCCGCTTTGATTTCTGCTCGCGCAGCGTGGCGTAGCCATAATTATTTGCGTAGGAGGTAAGAGGCAATAGGCAAGAAGCTTCTTTCAGTTGTACTGAATGTTTTCAGAAATTAAATATGATTCCTATAGAACAAGTTATAGTAATTTCTTTCTTTTAATATTCAGGCGTGCGATTATTATATTGCTGCAATTAATGGATTTATCGTAATAAATCCTTAGTCATAATTGTCAAACAATCAAGATAACATTTTATGAAATAAATATACCAATCATATTAAATACTTTCCAAATTATGATTACTGACTCCTGTTAGCATTAGCGGGTAATTTAGCCATCTTGTAGCTAATTTTCTGACGATGCAAACGATTCGTTAGGCTACAGTACGATTCAAATTGCGGAATCAAATATTTTTAGTCTGCTTTAACTGTAAAATAACCTCAACATGAGATTATATTTAATTATTTTCTTACAAAAAGAGTTATGGTCTTTAAAACAGCAACCGAACAGCTGATCGTCCTAAAAAATGTCAGCAAATCTTATCAGCAGCCCAACGGCCAACAGATTGTCATCCTGGAAAATATCAATCTTGAGTTACGTCCAGGGGAGATCGTTGCATTGCTAGGGCCTTCCGGTTCAGGCAAATCTACTTTAATGCGGATAGTTGCTGGGTTAATTCCCCCCAGTCAAGGTGAAGTCGTATATCATAACCGTCCCCTAGTTGGTTTAAATCCTGGGGTAGCAATTGTTTTTCAAAGTTTTGCCCTTTATCCTTGGTTAACTGTACTAGAGAATGTGGAACTAGGTTTAAAAGCAAAAGGAGAAGCGCCAGATTCTCGACTGCAAAAGGCGCTACGAATGATTGATATTATTGGTTTGGATGGGTTTGAAAATGCCTATCCCAAAGAACTTTCTGGGGGAATGCGTCAGCGAGTTGGATTTGCTAGGGCTTTGGCCGTAGAACCAGAACTGTTATGTATGGATGAGCCATTTTCGGCATTAGATGTGCTAACGGCAGAAAACTTGCGGTTTGAATTATTAGATTTATGGTTAGAACGTCGCATACCCACCCAAGCTATTCTCATTGTCACCCACGGGATTGAAGAAGCGGTAATTATGGCGGATCGAATTATTGTTCTTGGACGCAATCCGGGAAGAATTCGGGCTGACTTACCTGTGACTTTACCCCATTACCGCGATCGCAAACATCCAACTTTTCAAGCCCTGGTAGATCGAGTTTATACAATCATCACCAACCCCGAATTAGAAAAAATTGAGCTAACAACGACTACCTCTGTAGAACCTGCAACACCACCAGCAAAATATCAATCTTTACCATCTGTGCGAACTGGTTCTATTGCCGGTCTTTTGGAACTTTTAGAAGATCGTCAAGAAAAAGACTTATATCGACTGGCCCAAGAATTGCAATTAGAAGTAGATGATATTTTACCCATTGTAGAAGCTGCAAAATTAATGGATTTTGTAGAACTTGCAGAAGGCGATATTAGCTTGAAGCCAGTCGGACACGAATTTATCAATGGTGGTATTGATGAACGCAAACAAATCATGCGATCGCAACTCTTAGCTAATATTCGCTTGGTACAGCAAATTTACCGTCTTCTGGAAGCTAAAAATAATCAACGCATTCCAGAAGAACTGGTATTAGATATCCTAGAAAGTCACTTTAGCCCAGAAGAAGCCGAACGACAATTAAAAACCGTCGTAGATTGGGGTCGTTATGCCGAAATATACGGCTACGATGAGCCATCAGGACAAATATTTTTAGAGCAAGCTGCCGTAGTTAATTCGTAAGGGTGTGCAGATGTACGCCTTTACAGTATTTACTATGAATGGCTTTGTTCATTTTTAATTTTTAATTTTTAATTTTTAATTGTTTATGACCCGACCTCTTACTCCTGCTAATAAAACTCTAGGACGTAGCAATTGGACTTGGCAAGATGGATTGCTGATTCTGGTAATTTTATC contains:
- the dps gene encoding DNA starvation/stationary phase protection protein Dps translates to MSDNSITSRLYPTRIDIPAKARVQIVVLLNQTLAATSDLKTQAKQAHWNVKGTDFYQLHLLFDELAGELEGYIDLVAERVTALGGYAFGTARAAASNSILPEYPLDILDGKDHVTALADRFALYAKHIREAIAKTDELGDADTADLYTEISRTIDKRLWFLEAHLQIAEIKEENGNAGTTKTQKIPAAVK
- a CDS encoding pirin family protein codes for the protein MSQNTITHLIHDRNARGHAKMGWLDSYHTFSFGSFYDPNRMGFRSLRVINDDRIAPGAGFPTHSHRDMEILTYVLEGAVEHKDSLGTGSVIRPGDAQIMSAGTGISHSEFNPSPTEPLHLLQIWILPDREGITPRYEQKAFPLEEKRGKLRLIASKDGRDGAVTIHQDVELYTSVLEAGDVVNYQVKSDRYAWLQVAQGIVDLNGEELRAGDGVQINGEEQLEVSTNIGGEILLFDLG
- a CDS encoding mobilization protein codes for the protein MPTIHFVDGEKGGVGKSLFARTMIQYCLDKRIPFVPVETDRSNPDVAGVYKEICKYAVFSENERQANKADRIFEWAIERPVIVNLAAQSHRAVQGWIESNQLLELGSSQGVMFCKWFVSTGGYDSINLFTQSVNTYGEKIPHILVRNLGLCDDWEHLELDSNFQNTVNKYQIKVIDFPKLAYRERNIIDQNRLTFAEAREYKEFGVIGKQRVVNFLKLAYGAFEKVGIWYEKVE
- a CDS encoding class I SAM-dependent methyltransferase; protein product: MSKKSDSQFQNLFTSAKSSNWDERLGQIAYRFNREYQRETFELPTEVQAMPIFREWIGGSFSGRIASPFWEIAQPQKNQHCLDIGCGISFLIYPWRDWQAFFHGQEISNVARDTLNSRGPQLNSKLFKGVELGAAHQLNYSPEQFDLAIATGFSCYFPLEYWNAVLAEVKRVLKPGGHFVFDILNPEQLLAEDWAVLETYLGAEVFLEPVAEWEKTIKAAGAKIVTQKPGELFQMYKVRF
- a CDS encoding DUF202 domain-containing protein, with protein sequence MYNHNKHISVAQLLRWVQFIWKEISYYLRIFLRRAALGIRVLLMQLKLKSTEEDKDQKKPGRLNPSRIRDHLANERTYLAWMRTGIALLGFGVVIVRLRAFQVPLMPRPGNGWKLGLVFSLVGLITVWLSTSHYFAVRRDIEEDTYEPTDRWVLLFSLAVMILGTGVIYFVFTTSLDPLSPLIPE
- a CDS encoding cadmium resistance transporter: MSGLVTAITTGITAFTATNIDDIVILTLLFSQINKTFRSRHILAGQYLGFAALIVASLPGFFGGLIIPQDWIRLLGLMPIIIGVSGLLKREEDSPEEGAEETEPSCPSIVRSFFSPQTCNVAAIAFANGSDNISVYVPLFANSELDSLLIILSVFFSLVGVWCYTAYKLTYLPAIAHFLTENGNTFVPCILIGLGVFIVTENVTWTLLSVVSSYIFSLILGFNTQSSSEEQEKLSI
- a CDS encoding LysR substrate-binding domain-containing protein — encoded protein: MAGMTLEQLKIFMAVAQHLHFTRAAEELYITQPAVSAAIHNLEQEYGVKLFHRIGRHIEIAEAGKLLQVEAQKILDQVSLTERGLRELNNLQRGELKLGSSLTIGNYWLPSKISEFKSRYPGIQINCSLANTEEICLGTATGQFDLGLVEGDVKPALQNTLEYEIVGSDRLQIVVGRKHPWFEWGEIDLSQLTKTPWVMREPGSGTQQRFEEALQNWEINLSELDVILVFNSGEMTKAAIEDGVGAIGISELMVKKEIQLGTLRAIRVIDNRDGNGAMPTTGYTYAEIVRPFFKLKHRQRFQTALSKVFEQMLISSMSDGSHQHISTSLI
- a CDS encoding pentapeptide repeat-containing protein gives rise to the protein MNIEELKRRFAAGERYFPAVNLSRNRLIGVYLPGINLWGSDLSGANLAKAKLWGADLSRANLAKANLTRANLSGVKLNEANLRGAKLNYAKLYGANLTGAYYDESTRFSRGFDPISRNMRKV
- a CDS encoding nitrate/sulfonate/bicarbonate ABC transporter ATP-binding protein produces the protein MVFKTATEQLIVLKNVSKSYQQPNGQQIVILENINLELRPGEIVALLGPSGSGKSTLMRIVAGLIPPSQGEVVYHNRPLVGLNPGVAIVFQSFALYPWLTVLENVELGLKAKGEAPDSRLQKALRMIDIIGLDGFENAYPKELSGGMRQRVGFARALAVEPELLCMDEPFSALDVLTAENLRFELLDLWLERRIPTQAILIVTHGIEEAVIMADRIIVLGRNPGRIRADLPVTLPHYRDRKHPTFQALVDRVYTIITNPELEKIELTTTTSVEPATPPAKYQSLPSVRTGSIAGLLELLEDRQEKDLYRLAQELQLEVDDILPIVEAAKLMDFVELAEGDISLKPVGHEFINGGIDERKQIMRSQLLANIRLVQQIYRLLEAKNNQRIPEELVLDILESHFSPEEAERQLKTVVDWGRYAEIYGYDEPSGQIFLEQAAVVNS